A portion of the Lolium rigidum isolate FL_2022 chromosome 1, APGP_CSIRO_Lrig_0.1, whole genome shotgun sequence genome contains these proteins:
- the LOC124706174 gene encoding uncharacterized protein LOC124706174, which produces MPSSSSIDPYHGVASATDLDASAAVVPSMRRAGRGRPEEFASFLRTQDEVDAICNEHGVPKEFTARPAGELRANSRPPPGAICVYSRALEAGMPVPLHGFFREALGHFGLAPTQVTPNGWRIMAGFLVLCRSVGVRPSLAVFRRFFLLSNARQRQGWYFFRSRDRDGSGLRFTGMPHPNWISFKYWKQEFFFLSSPEPWPCPVEWGEPSKSSFANPVLTGEEKKSAAKLLRAHGGGAVDLRTYLCNGNLAAAMTSSAFALLPPPPAPSSPTCMDLSVYHTRKTMLAEKAAAQASPPLCGKKRSLEETNYKESLHPAMLNTALSSGVCSPPPGFSRKTRRFPSRHDGDGTGWVATREQLAPAKRDAEQGKTKAELAETGAELSKATARLAAAEAEVVQAMAAKRAADAEHEKARPELAVEGAKARLAAAKCALAEELESVKAAAVLQLLRCEEHVRRRAEHALEGSNFASTKSGP; this is translated from the exons atgccttcctcttcctccatcgacCCTTACCATGGCGTCGCCAGCGCCACCGACCTCGATGCCTCCGCCGCCGTTGTGCCGTCGATGCGGCGGGCGGGGCGCGGACGTCCCGAGGAGTTCGCCTCGTTCCTGCGCACGCAAGACGAGGTCGACGCGATCTGCAACGAGCACGGCGTCCCCAAGGAGTTCACTGCGCGCCCCGCCGGCGAGCTGCGCGCGAACTCGAGGCCTCCACCTGGTGCCATCTGCGTGTACTCCCGGGCGCTGGAGGCCGGGATGCCCGTCCCGCTGCATGGCTTCTTCCGCGAGGCGCTCGGCCACTTCGGCCTCGCGCCGACCCAGGTCACGCCCAACGGGTGGCGCATCATGGCAGGCTTCCTCGTCCTGTGTCGCTCCGTCGGCGTGCGGCCGTCGCTCGCAGTGTTCCGGCGCTTCTTCCTGCTGTCCAACGCCAGGCAAAGGCAAGGCTGGTACTTTTTCCGATCCAGGGACAGGGACGGCTCCGGCTTGCGCTTCACGGGGATGCCCCACCCGAACTGGATCTCCTTCAAGTACTGGAAACAAGagttcttcttcctctcgtcGCCGGAGCCGTGGCCTTGCCCCGTGGAGTGGGGCGAGCCATCAAAAAGCTCCTTCGCAAACCCCGTGCTCACCGGCGAGGAAAAGAAATCAGCGGCGAAGCTTCTTCGTGctcacggcggcggcgccgttgATCTAAGGACGTACCTCTGTAACGGCAACCTTGCAGCCGCCATGACGAGCTCTGCATTCGCATTGCTGCCCCCGCCACCGGCGCCTTCTTCCCCTACCT GCATGGATCTTTCTGTCTACCACACGAGGAAGACTATGCTGGCAGAGAAGGCAGCCGCGCAGGCGTCGCCGCCGTTATGCGGGAAGAAGAGGAGCCTGGAGGAAACCAATTACAAGGAGAGTCTGCACCCTGCAATGCTGAACACGGCGCTATCATCCGGCGTGTGCTCGCCACCGCCAGGCTTCTCCCGGAAGACACGACGCTTCCCCAGCAGGCACGACGGAGACGGCACGGGCTGGGTGGCTACACGGGAGCAGCTCGCCCCGGCAAAGCGGGATGCGGAGCAGGGGAAGACGAAGGCCGAGCTCGCCGAGACGGGGGCGGAGCTGTCGAAGGCGACAGCCAGGCTcgccgcggcggaggcggaggtggtgcAGGCGATGGCAGCGAAGCGGGCAGCAGATGCGGAACATGAGAAGGCGAGGCCCGAGCTCGCCGTGGAAGGGGCGAAGGCCAGACTAGCCGCGGCGAAGTGTGCGCTGGCGGAGGAGCTGGAGAGCGTCaaggcggcggcggtgctccAGCTCTTGCGCTGCGAGGAGCACGTGCGGCGGCGGGCGGAGCATGCGCTGGAGGGCTCTAACTTTGCTTCTACTAAGTCAGGGCCCTGA